In Tursiops truncatus isolate mTurTru1 unplaced genomic scaffold, mTurTru1.mat.Y mat_scaffold_93_arrow_ctg1, whole genome shotgun sequence, the sequence ttcctctctcctccagctACGATGGCCTCCTCACTCTTCCTTGAACACGCAGACACTCTGCTGCCCTAGTGCACTGGCACTGGAGGCTCCCCTGCCTGGAGAGAACTTGCCCCAGACATCCTCGTGGACATACCTTCATGTCCTTCACATCTCTACTCAAAGGTCACCTTCTCAATCAGGCCCACACTGACCACCCTAGTAAAACAGACATCATCCCTGTCCCCACACACTTACACGCTGGGTCACCTTCCTCAAAGCACTTACCAACTTTTAATGTAAACACTTCCCTCACTTACTAGTCTCATAGTGCACTCTGCCCTGTCCCCTAGAGCATATACTCCACACGGCTGACAAGTTTTGTctgttcttagttccctgaggtTTCCTAGATGCAAAAATAGTGTGTCATGTACCTGGCACACAAAAATATCAATTGAATGATCAGTGTAGAGCACCTCCCTATTCTAGAGACAGTGTCTTTATTAACGTGACCTCAGGCCACATGCTGTCTTGTGGCAGCTACAGCACAACATCCATTTGCAACGACATCAATGCCGCCTGTACTTTTCTCAGAAGGGCtgatctcccctccctcccacaccaaTCAGTCTGCACACCACACACCATGCTCCTTCTCGCTTCAGAAAAGAATATCCTGCACTCATGCGTCCTATATTCCAACATACCCTGACTCTGTTAGACTCTGCTTTCTAAATCCATCAGTTTGGATTGGAGTCAGCACTAGGCTTACAAGATCTAAGGGCAGAAGAGGGGCCAGgctgcagagaagagagaaatccaGCAAGAATTAAGTCAAGATGAGAGACATTGACTCTCTCATCTCATATTGGGTCCCTTCTGTTTGCAAATTCCAGAATCTGGTTCCTTTTAAAAGATGGGGAAAAGTTGGAAAGAAGAATCCAGCAGACATCTCTAGAAGGAGAGCAAGAGCTGGATGAGGCTGAAAATTGCTCTCTTGATACTACTGAGAATCCTGTGTGCAGGGCCCCCTTGGACTTGTGGGGACAAGACAGGCAAAATGACTCCGGCTGCTGTCAGAGATGGGGACACCCAGAGAAGAATGAGACCAAACTCTGCACATGAAAAGCAACAGTCATTATTCCAACgacaacaacaaataaataagcaaaaaataaacacgCACGATAAAGACAGGGTCCGAGGATGGGAGCAAGGCCCGAGCCAAGGCTACCTGGTTACAGGAAGCCCTTGCTGCCCACAGTCCTGGAGACAGTACGAGGCCCAGCTGATTTCTGAGCCTCTGAGATCACAGGTCCTGGTGGGACAAGGTTCTACTGAAGTGACGAGGACAAAGGAACAGAGCAAATGACCTGGCAGAGCAGTGACCTCATCAAAGCCCACGATGCAGTGAGCACTGAGTGGGCACAGGCTGCGTCCACACTCAGCTCCTCACCGCCTCCTCCTGTCCCACCTGCAGCAGACACAGCACAGCAAGCACACAGATTCTGGAAGGTTCTCAGcacttccatttattttctctctcaaactTTAAGAATCCTTTCCTTTATTATCCCAAAAACGCCTCATGGcaagaattagaaaaaacaaaattcatataCAGATTTTATTTCCAACAGGCAAGTTAAGACATTATTATTCAGTGCACCACGAAGTTAAGACAGGGATGGAGgtggcccagccctgcctctgctggAACAGGCAAGTGGATCAGGGAAGAGAACATAGGTCCGGGTGGGGAGGGGTcgtggtgggcaggggtgggccagtctccccacctcctcacatTATGCTACGAGGAACACAGACATTCAGATGCAGCTGCAGAAAGAGGAGTCACGGGATCTGAAGCCACATAGTGGGACCGTGCATTACTCAGTCCCACGAGGCTGCTGTCTCACactgtgaaagaaaataatcatgaacAAATTCCGGTCAGTCATGTAAGTGCTGACCTTCCCAACAGCCCCCCACATGCTCAAATGTCCCATTCAAGGATCCCCACCACCGGGGCATCTCCTCCGCCCCAACATCTCTCCCAATCTAGGCCCTCCAGGGTCTCACCTTTAGGATCCGTGAGAGACACATCGGAGCCCTGAGCACTGTCCAGGGCTCTCTTGGTGGTCACCAAGAGACCACCAAGAGAACCAGGCCAACAATGAGGCCCATGATGGGGCGGAGGACTGAGGAGGAGGTTCTACAAAGAGAAGGGAAGGCGCccagtgctcaggcttcagtcTTGACTTTGCTGAACGTGTCCAGAAAGGCTCCTGCTTTATCTGAGAGGAAGCTCCACCCCACGTGTCCCTCCTTACCCCATCTCAGGGTGAGGGGCTCCTGGAGCCCCTCGTGCTGCACATGGCACGTGTATCTCTGCTCCTCTCCAGAAGGCACCACCAGGGCCGCCCACTTCTGGAAGGTTCTGTCCCCTGAAGGCCTGGTCTCCACAAGCTCCATGTCCTGGGTCTGATCCTCCCCATCACGCTGCCAGGTCAGTGAGATCTCCTTAGGGTAgaagcccagggcccagcacctCAGGGTGACCTCACGGTCAGAGATGGGGTGGTGGGTCACGTGTGTCTTTGGAGGGTCTGAggaggaagaatcagaaaattcACACTTAGTGTTACCTTCATGGGCCACTGAAGCAGCATCATGTGACCATCCTGAGAATGAACAGCACAACAGGTTTGAAAAGAAGCAGCAAAAACACCAGACACCAGCCTGGACTCcagggtctgggaagatctcccAGTCCTTGTCAAGTTCTATGATAAGGATGAAAGCCAAGGTAGGAGGCTCCATGTAAAGGGGAGAATACAGAGCAATGGTCCTGACTTTGGTAGAGGCTGAATGACTCAGAAAAGCTGGAGTCAGGCCTCCTAAGATGTTCTCAGGCTGAGAACAGGCTTGAGAAAGTCATGGTTCACAAGATGGGGATCAGGGTCAAAGGGCGCCTCTGGTCAGTTATTTCAGGGAtggtttcctgtttcttcccCAAAGAGACTGGATTCCTTCACTGTCTTTCAGAGAAGTGAGGCCACCGGCGAGTCACTGTCTTGTACAGAATATGAAAACCTGGGCGGATTCCTCCCTCTCCCGACAAGAAGCTGGGGCGGTGTTCCCACAGGGACCCCATTTCCTCCCCTTGTGGGAAGCCAGCTCCAGCCCGAGGGGACACCAGGGAGGCTCCGTGGCCCCTCGTACCTGCGCGCTGCAGCGTGTCCTTCCCGTTCTCCAGGTATCTGAGGAGCCACTCCACGCAGGTGCCCTCCACGTAGTTCCTGTAGCGCTCCGCAACACCGGCCGCCTCCCACTTGCGCTTGGAGATCTGAGCCGCCGCGTCGGCCGCGGTCCAGGAGCGCAGGTCCTCGTTCAGGGCGATGTAATCGGCGCCGTCGTAGGCGTACTGGCTGTACCCGCGGAGGAGGCGACCGTCCGGCCGCACGTCGCAGCCGTACATCCACTGGACGGTGTGAGACCCTGACCCCGCCCCGACCAGCCGCAGCGATTAAAGCCAAACCGAAAATGAAACCGAGTAAAGTCCCGCCGTTTCCTCCCGAGTCGGGGGGCCGGGCGGGTCCCGCAATGTTGGGGTGACCCTCCGACCCGAAGACTCGGGGCGACGCCGTCCCGTTCCTGGGGATGGGGGTCGTGACCTGGACCCGGGCCCGCGTCGCTCACCGGCCTCGGTCTGGTTGTAGTAGCCGCGCAGGTTGTTCAGGTTCACTCGGTAAATCTGTGCGGTGTCCTTGCAGACCCGCGTCTCCCGATCCCAGTACTCCGGCCCCTCCTGCTCCACCCACGTCGTCCGCGGCTCCATCCTCGGATTCGGGGCGTCGCTGTCGAACCGCACGAACTGCGTGTCGTCCACGTAGCCGACGGCGATGAAGCGGGGCTCCCCGCGGCCGGGCCGGGACACCGCGGTGTAGAAATACCTCAGGGAGTGGGAGCCTGGGGGCGGGAAGGGGTGAGACCCGGTCCGACCCTCCTCCCGGCGCGGGTCCCCGGGTCCGAGGTGACGGGGCcggcaggggggagggggcgaggggctCGTGAGACGGAAAAGGTGTGAAGGTCGGAGAAGGGCCGGCACCCcggggggagagaagagggggcgGGAAGCAAGGGAGGGACAGGCGGGGACCGGGGTGAGGGGGGCGGGTCTGGACCGGGGGCGGCGGCGTGGCTTCCCTGGGAGTCCTGACCCCCGACCCCCGGGGTCTCCTCGCTCCTCCCCGCAGGGGTCGTTCCCTCCCGACCCCGCACTCACCCGCCCAGGTCTCGGTCAGGGTCAGGGCCCCCGTGAGGAGCAGAAGGA encodes:
- the LOC117310985 gene encoding BOLA class I histocompatibility antigen, alpha chain BL3-7-like isoform X2, whose product is MALRALLLLLTGALTLTETWAGSHSLRYFYTAVSRPGRGEPRFIAVGYVDDTQFVRFDSDAPNPRMEPRTTWVEQEGPEYWDRETRVCKDTAQIYRVNLNNLRGYYNQTEAGSHTVQWMYGCDVRPDGRLLRGYSQYAYDGADYIALNEDLRSWTAADAAAQISKRKWEAAGVAERYRNYVEGTCVEWLLRYLENGKDTLQRADPPKTHVTHHPISDREVTLRCWALGFYPKEISLTWQRDGEDQTQDMELVETRPSGDRTFQKWAALVVPSGEEQRYTCHVQHEGLQEPLTLRWEPPQSTVPIMVLIVGLVLLVVTGAVVAGAVIWRKKHSGEKGGSYAQAANSDSAQGSDVSLTDPKV
- the LOC117310985 gene encoding BOLA class I histocompatibility antigen, alpha chain BL3-7-like isoform X4; its protein translation is MALRALLLLLTGALTLTETWAGSHSLRYFYTAVSRPGRGEPRFIAVGYVDDTQFVRFDSDAPNPRMEPRTTWVEQEGPEYWDRETRVCKDTAQIYRVNLNNLRGYYNQTEAGSHTVQWMYGCDVRPDGRLLRGYSQYAYDGADYIALNEDLRSWTAADAAAQISKRKWEAAGVAERYRNYVEGTCVEWLLRYLENGKDTLQRADPPKTHVTHHPISDREVTLRCWALGFYPKEISLTWQRDGEDQTQDMELVETRPSGDRTFQKWAALVVPSGEEQRYTCHVQHEGLQEPLTLRWEPPQSTVPIMVLIVGLVLLVVTGAVVAGAVIWRKKHSVGDQVTST